In a genomic window of Telopea speciosissima isolate NSW1024214 ecotype Mountain lineage chromosome 5, Tspe_v1, whole genome shotgun sequence:
- the LOC122662301 gene encoding type IV inositol polyphosphate 5-phosphatase 11 — MGSFNSCSSRSRGRRSKLKKTSFQTMNTHLASHHQGIKTVAVEQLCKFSSSSSLCMSIVTWNMNGKVSYQDLAELVGVDRQFDLLVIGLQEVPRCDIGRLLQAELVETHSLLGKAIMQSLQLFVFGPKDSDLLIKEIKADKQALGGFGGLIRRKKGAVALSISFKGIKMVFISCHLSAHARNVEERNSQCRHISHSLFSKNQNPYARASQITVWMGDLNYRIHGIDTLPARNLIQKNLHRLLTSNDQLLQEAERGQVFSGYSEGTLAFKPTYKYNVGSSNYDTSYKVRVPSWTDRILYKIEKFGNIEATLHSYQSIDGIHSSDHKPVKAHLCLKVNKLPSATPIKAVL; from the exons ATGGGGAGCTTCAACTCCTGTTCCAGTCGTAGCAGAGG aagaagatccaaattgaaGAAGACATCGTtccagaccatgaacacccatCTTGCAAGTCATCATCAAGGCATAAAGACAGTTGCAGTGGAGCAGCTTTGCAAGTTCTCAAGCAGTTCATCTCTTTGCATGAGCATAGTGACATGGAACATGAATGGGAAG GTCTCATACCAGGATCTAGCAGAGCTCGTGGGTGTTGACAGGCAATTTGATCTACTCGTGATTGGTCTGCAAGAAGTCCCACGATGCGACATTGGTCGATTGTTGCAGGCAGAACTAGTTGAAACCCATAG CCTTCTAGGCAAAGCCATCATGCAATCTCTGCAATTATTTGTGTTTGGGCCGAAGGACTCTGACCTCTTAATTAAAG AAATCAAGGCTGACAAGCAAGCTCTTGGGGGATTTGGAGGATTAAttagaagaaagaagggggCTGTTGCACTCAGtatcagttttaaaggaatcaAAATGGTGTTCATATCTTGTCATTTGTCAG CTCATGCACGTAATGTAGAAGAGAGGAATTCTCAATGCAGGCATATATCACACTCCCTCTTCTCCAAGAACCAAAACCCTTATGCAAGAGCCTCTCAAATCACAGTGTGGATGGGGGATCTCAACTACAGAATACATGGGATTGACACACTGCCGGCTAGAAATCTGATTCAGAAAAACCTTCACAGG CTGCTCACAAGTAATGATCAACTCCTTCAAGAAGCTGAACGAGGACAAGTTTTCAGTGGATATTCTGAAGGGACACTAGCATTCAAGCCAACATACAAATATAATGTTGGGAGTAGCAACTACGATACAAGTTACAAG GTACGAGTACCATCATGGACTGATAGAATCTTGTACAAGATTGAAAAGTTTGGTAACATTGAGGCTACTTTACACTCTTACCA
- the LOC122662256 gene encoding BTB/POZ domain-containing protein At3g50780-like, with protein sequence MFRAALNSTFGTSMADFRVTRVEQGQTRIRSVPIAVTPEGFWCCPSPVVFQKTLKAQNPQTKPKPSPPPPKVPIQKKQTSLTERKLSTNPSRMRFVPDDQRSLISDTAGLNPSVVTERAPKPNVENLQRKLAIEFGEPGTSDLKVILSGKPVFSVKMSVHKNVLVENSSFFAQKLSEQQSPLRCLEIDDCEDVEIYVEVVGLMYCKEMKRRLIKQSVSRVLRILKVAELLGFNSCMQSCLEYLEAVPWVGEEEEKVVSSVLRLQSGSIGVTPVLKRVSSDVSNPPSDTLLHIMELVLKSNEERGRREMKSLVLRLLRENNKLSVNDGSEDVCNGNTYNLCRNCLDALLLLFRQAAEPGFTDKSMDSKGPVAKQIALEADNLLWLVEILSDRRAADEFVLMWASQQELATLHSRLPTVSRHLVSCITARLFIGIGRGEILPSKDTRLLLLQTWLQPLIDDYNWLQHGCRSFDQKSVEEGIGRTILTLPLEDQQSILLAWLGSFLKVGDNCPNLHRAFEVWWRRTFIRPYMEQEENQLQSENSMTST encoded by the exons ATGTTtc GAGCTGCTTTAAATTCCACTTTTGGTACTAGTATGGCCGATTTTAGAGTTACAAGAGTAGAACAGGGTCAGACCAGGATCAGAAGTGTGCCCATTGCTGTAACACCAGAAGGATTTTGGTGTTGTCCCTCTCCGGTTGTGTTTCAGAAGACCCTCAAAGCTCAAAATCCTCAGACCAAACCCAAACCTTCCCCTCCTCCACCCAAAGTGCCCATTCAGAAGAAGCAAACCTCCCTGACTGAGAGGAAACTCTCTACTAACCCATCAAGAATGAGATTTGTTCCTGATGATCAAAGATCATTAATCTCAGATACCGCTGGTCTTAATCCATCTGTGGTTACTGAGAGAGCACCAAAACCCAATGTTGAGAATTTGCAGCGGAAGCTGGCAATTGAGTTTGGAGAACCTGGAACCAGTGATCTGAAGGTGATCTTATCTGGAAAACCGGTCTTTTCTGTGAAGATGAGTGTTCATAAGAATGTACTAGTTGAAAATAGCAGTTTTTTTGCTCAAAAGCTTTCCGAACAACAGTCTCCTTTGCGTTGCCTTGAAATTGATGACTGTGAAGATGTGGAGATTTATGTGGAGGTCGTGGGATTGATGTATTGCAAAGAAATGAAGCGGAGGTTGATCAAACAAAGCGTTTCACGGGTGCTCCGTATTCTCAAG GTCGCTGAATTACTTGGGTTCAATTCATGCATGCAGTCATGTTTGGAATATCTTGAAGCAGTCCCTTGggttggggaagaagaagaaaaggtggtTTCCTCAGTCCTACGCCTCCAGAGCGGTAGTATAGGAGTCACCCCAGTATTGAAACGGGTGTCTTCTGATGTCTCCAACCCTCCCAGTGACACACTTCTCCATATAATGGAACTGGTCCTCAAGAGCAATGAGGAGAGAGGCCGGCGTGAGATGAAATCTTTAGTACTGAGGCTCCTGAGGGAGAATAACAAGCTTTCTGTCAATGACGGCTCAGAGGATGTCTGCAATGGAAACACATACAACTTGTGCAGAAACTGTTTGGATGCACTGTTGCTTCTGTTCAGGCAAGCTGCAGAACCAGGATTTACTGATAAATCCATGGACAGCAAAGGTCCTGTTGCGAAGCAGATAGCTTTAGAAGCTGATAACCTTCTATGGTTGGTTGAGATTTTATCCGACAGACGAGCAGCCGATGAGTTTGTGCTGATGTGGGCCAGCCAGCAAGAGTTAGCAACACTTCACTCAAGGTTGCCAACAGTGTCTCGCCATCTTGTTAGCTGCATAACAGCAAGGTTATTCATCGGAATAGGGAGAGGGGAGATCCTTCCATCAAAGGATACACGACTGCTATTATTACAAACATGGTTACAGCCTTTGATTGACGACTACAACTGGTTACAGCATGGTTGTAGATCATTTGATCAAAAGTCGGTGGAGGAAGGAATTGGTCGAACTATTCTGACATTACCACTGGAAGACCAGCAGAGTATTTTACTTGCATGGTTGGGTAGTTTCTTGAAGGTGGGTGATAATTGCCCAAATCTTCATAGAGCCTTTGAGGTCTGGTGGAGGAGGACTTTTATTAGGCCTTATATGGAACAAGAGGAAAATCAGCTCCAGTCAGAAAACTCCATGACTTCCACatag